The following DNA comes from Ptychodera flava strain L36383 chromosome 23 unlocalized genomic scaffold, AS_Pfla_20210202 Scaffold_24__1_contigs__length_23054250_pilon, whole genome shotgun sequence.
ttatcacattttttgagtcctcacacGACATACTGCTGATGTCCTTGCCCCATTGGAGGCAAAACAGAACATCATATTCACTATAGTGTTGACCTGGTCAACAACCTATCCAAGTTCATCCTCGAATCAGACGAATGCCCTCTGTTCCAATCTCATATTCCAATCGGGGCCGATAGGTAGATGATACCATGTCGATCATCAAGCGATAatttgtcacaaaattcactgaatcatCTCAACAATACACATCCAGCTATTCCATTTACGATTGAGTTGGCGAAAGACATGTCATTCCCTTGCTAGACACACTCATAACCAGGAAACCAATTGGATCGTTAAAGTTCTCTGTACATCGCAAACCCACCCACACAGACCAATACCAAAACTTCAACAGCCACCAACCCTTAGAACACAAGCTTGGCGTGATCATGTCCCTGACACATAGAGCTAATACCATGTATTCGACCGGAGAATTACAACGCAACGAATTTCTCCATATGAAACAGAAGTAGAGTATATGTAATTATCCGAAGTGGTCGATGAATATGCCAAGCAATCAAAAGATAATACCCTATCCCAGCTACAACAGGGATACACATACTAAGGGCCATGTCACGTTACGTCACGTTACCCTATATGGAGGAGTTACAAAAGCACGGAGACGAAAAGTTCGCTCGAAGGGTGTTTGTAAGTGGCTCCCAAGGACAAAACCAACGTATTGGATAAATCTGATGTAATATATAAAGTGCTATGTGAAAAGCGTCCTGCCCATTACATAGGTGAAACCGAGAGACGgtaaattttattatatttaaaaGATAATATTTGTCGTTGTGGCGATATTTTACAACCAACCGTCGCCACGAAAACCAATattgttcatcaaattttgaaaccACTTAGAAATAGAATGGTGCGTCCCAATCATGTAAATGAGAGCGTAGAGCTAGGAATCTTTTCACTtgtgtctgaagattgcaggatgcatgaagcttatgtaacatatattattacacTTTATTATATGATAAATCTTAAGATCTACTTAATTAATATCCTAGGTATGGGATCCAACTTCGAGAATTTTGCTGGCATAGTATTGATAAGCTTTTCGAATCTTCAATTAATGACAGGATCAGTCGGTTGAACGTAAGACAAATTCTCACGAATCTTCTAAATCTTTGCGCGAAAGAACTCTGCAAAAGTGTCCGGCAAAGTCGATGGATCAAAGTCCGGGACAGTCGAAGAGAGGGCCTCTTTTGTGCCAATAATACTATCGATGATGCGAAAAAGGCTTCTGATGTCAGCGCCAACAATACGACCACGATGGAAGGGTGCGTGTACATCAGGAAATTCAACTGTATATTCACCTCAGGCTGATTTGACGATTTGTCCATGAACCACAATTCTGAATTTTTCCCATCACCTCTCCCATCGGCGCAGATTTTCATGTGACTTAATGAGTTCTAGTGTGAACCATGAAGGCCGCACTTATCTAAAAATTGTTTGATCACGATGGTGCAATTCGGCCGGCAGCCAATGTCAGACGTGATCGATTGCATTGGTGACCTGAttttctgttgaagatctttTACATCTATATTTGCAAGATTTCGAGAAGACCTGGTAATTTTCAGCGGATGGGGTCGCGTAAACGCCACTGAAAAAAATCTACAACACATAGATCATCTGCCCTTGTGATAATTAGATCGAGTGTGCGGGCTTTAGAATGTGTTGGACCAAGAACGTGTCTTGTCGATCCAAGGGAGTCCAGTACGTCAACAAACTTTACAGAATCAGCATTAACAGGATTGTCCTAATGAATGTCCAAATCCCCAACATCAATCAACCTCTCCGGTGAGTAAATCACACTCTCCAATAGATCAACAAATTCATAGAGAAAGTCGATAAGAGGCCCCTTTGGTGGATGATAGACAACAATTAGTCGAATCAAGGATGATGAAAAGATTAGGTTGCCGTCAATGACACCAAACGACTTGAAAGTCATCGTCTTGTTGGGACTAAACTTCAAATTGGACCTACCATAAATGATATGAATGATATGAATGATGAATGATAGCTACACCTCCTCCCTTCTTGTTTAGGCGTGGCACATGATAAGCAACGCAATACCAAATagttatcaatatttgaaattcaaaatgaccgccatccctgtgttatcaaTAAGGAGCAAAATAAGAAAACCGATGTTTACAAAACCAGGCcaataaaaactttatttactagATAACCTCAAAATGAGCCTTCACATGCCTTAGGCCAAAGAATAATGCAAAAGTTCGAATATCTGTACCGGAGGCGCAAACTACGTCACAAAAATTTAACGCAGTGCCCTACATATATTACCAATGTCCTAAGCTATTCTacaatatcatacatatacCTTTGAACTATCATTAAATTAATGTAATTTGTAATACGATAAATACAATGAATGAGTCACATTCATCCAGTAATACGGCACAACACGCTAACCACTTTTTACATTGATTGAACTATGATTTTTATAACCGTTATGGTAAACCCTGCAACCTATTTAttggtatatatacattttcGTCAATATATATTCCCTTTTAGGAAATTGTAGATGTCTTGTACAAGTGGACACAAAGGGACCGAATCTACATGTCGGAAGACGTCGTTAAGATGTCAAAGCACAAAACACTCCTTGAAGACTTGTGGAGCAAGAAATTGGATACCGTAAGTTTTGATTATCTTTGTCGGGAATGAAGGACAGGTGTAGCATAAAACCACGATTGAATGGGGTTGAAAATCCATTACGATTATAAAGGTTATTTTAACAAACATAATAATGTATACACATGGAAGTATCAAAAATCTTTGAGTGTTTCAATTGTTCCGACAAAAATCACAGTGCAATCTACTTCTAAATTATCATTTCTGCGTTCATAAAATACCAGAAATATGTGATTTATCACAGGTTTTAAAGAATATATAGCGCATAAATATAGCACGTTCTTTTAATCCTTATTTGGCTATTTCTACTAGACTCCATTTCCTCACAAACAATATCCTTCCCTTATTAGTatggaaaatatgcaaattatcaaaaaaataacatACAATTGTTGTATTAAAGTATCTTAAGATAACATTTCACATAcgaagaaatttaaaaaagaagTCACCTCTTAAACTTTACATACATTTTTATTCTATCACATGTAGTAGTATTTTGAAGAATAACTCGGGTAAATACCAGGCTTTTGTTTGTGGAAATTCAACTATTAATATTCACGTGTCTTTCTATACAATACGTAGTACATATCCTACACATACAatatcacagttgaaaacattcatccttatgcatgacattggactactctgttcagtttatgtgaagatttcagtgcagatattcACTGTATCCATGGTTTTTGCTTTTCAGCATGAGGCTGCGATTTCATGTTTGGGCGAACATGGAATCGTACTGTAATATTTGTcatgctcaaaattgcacacacTGTCCCAGAGGGTAGTTAATAATATGTCtaaacacaattttcacaaagttatttaaccttgaaaataaaatcataaaaaaatcatgctgtAGGATACAGCCAGTGGGGCTCTAATCCAAATAAGCGATAATTTTCCTTTTCCTAGGTTTCAGGAAATTCAAATCATTCGTTCTACTCTTACCTTTGTGACGCAGTTGCTTGCAAAATAGCACACAGATTTAAAGATGTGGCAGAAGCCATGACGATGGAATTACACGCATGAACACCAAACGCATAGCATAAGTTGTTATCACGGAACAGAATGGTAAATTTTTTCTGGAAAAGATTAATGAGATAAATCCTGGCTACCATCTGCTACCAGTGATTTgcttcaacatttttttcaaaagacatTGAAAATCCCtactgaaaagaaaacatttatttatatTCAAAATCGAGGCTCTTGACATTGGAAAAAGAATCACCCAATCAGGTCGTGGACAATACTGTTCGAAGCCATCGTATTCAAAGTATGGTCGTATTTTTGACTGAAAATGCTACAACTGTGTCTGTATTGATTTTAAACGTCGTCGTTGTGCTAACAAAACGTCAGGACTATTGAAATAATTGATTCGGTGGTAAACTTTGTTCTATAAAGTTGGCACTCAGGGTGAATGACGCGTTTGCTTTCGGATACGTGCGTTTGCTTTGGGATACGTACTTTTGCTTCgatatatgatattttatgtaaAAAACACCGACTGGGATAACAGTTAGTGCATATAATTTCAAACAGTCGAACAGGCAAGTTAAAATTCCTTTGACATTATAAACACGGGTACCAATCTAGCACTTGAGAATGGCTCAGTTTATTGAAGAAAAACCACATCAGACCCTAGTCTAGAAGATTTATGAAGAACGGACATCTATTGCTACGTTACATAGCCCTGGGTTATTCACATAATAACGGCTCTCTCTACTATGTCTTCAGAATAAATGCACAAAGCATATATTTCCATTACGTACACACGTGCTAGAAAAAGGGATAGACACACAGATAGACATAAATGGATAcaagatagataggtagatgcACGCATGTGCATAACAACGTAACAACAAAATCAGAACTTATATTATGCATGTCATCCATATGGGTTATGTGCCATCCACATGTATTTACGCCATCCACAATGACTTATACGCCATCTATGTGCTATACACGCCATTGATAATGTTATATAAGCCATCATTAAGGTAGCTTTCACATTTACTGGGGTATTTTATGTCGAAAACAccgaaatttgtttttttccttaAAAGTATTCCTGTAATATTGATCTTCATGTGTGAAGAATATCTTGGTCTGAAAGTTTCGGTTTCTGGCTGAAATTTTGCGATAAAATTTACAAGAGGAACAGATGcacgttttttgctcacgtgtttacacacgtgagcgtatgtcacagcgatgtctgtctgtgtgtctgtgtgtcagtgtgtctgtctgtctgtctgttggtccgatatctcaaaaacggctcaacATATCataatcaaatctggtacatagattcagttagcaaatggcaagaactgatttgtATTTgctgggtgtggcttgcatactttttgcccatttgcataattgatgattttagaaaaaacggatatacattaaaaaagactacacacaatttgatgagataaGCTACAAATGtcgatcacaccaagatatatcagcagtgggaaccattaaggggtgacatgaaagatagttgctaatttgcatatttctagcTTTCCTAGAGGGATATATTCTGTATTAatttgattgtagttgttgaaatttgctatatacatcaaagatactgtgatataacattattgaaaatcaaaagacatttttacttcagcctattcctaatttgcatattaaatgaattttcataattagggatatttatctgaattgacttgatcaaaattgatgaaacttgctatgtacattaacgACACtatcaatattattgaaagtcattataaTAAGCATTTTCtattcagccaattcctaactTGCCTATTtcattaactttcctaattagagacatatatctgaatcaacttgaccaaagttgataaaacttgctacatatatcgcagataccatgatacaacattattgaatatcattaagtatttttacttaagccaattcctaatttacatatttaatgaactttgcttattagggatatatactgggatttacttgatcaaagttggcaaaatatgcaatgtacattgatgataataCCAGGTTAAAACTATATCAAGAgtcatttcagattttcatgtcagctaatttataattttcctgtctaatgagctttcacagctcggcatatatggcttgaaggacgtgaccaacggtaattacacttgctatataaagtggtgatacaatgacagcagtaaaagaactttaataattttatttcagctaattacatatttgtatacttcatgacctaatcggcggtgattattgttcattattttgatcataatactttcaacgaagttgcaaacatgtggcaaaggttaaaatttacacataactgcaatatatagtgaaacacgtgagcattttcaggcGGCAGCGCCACTGTATTGTCGCATGCACTTGgacaacatccgctgtgaaaatcccattgaCACCTACCGTAACTGCGTGTTTCAAGATCATCGTCACTGATCGTGTGTATGCGTAGCGATCAGGCGCAGAACAGAACGGTGGATCGTACGTTTTTCTCGTAGGGGTTAACGCTTCAAAAAGATGGCAACTTGTGAGTATTAGCTACACAGCGAGTCCAGACTGACATTTTTGACGATTTTATTTCAGGTTAGTACGGATCACAAATAGCAGCATATATCGAGTGTCACAATCTACAGCATGAGTAATGGCAGGACCTGTAGTTATTATCAAATAAAGGTGATAAAAAGTCACGGTCCACTTCGCTTGTCAGAGATCGCCCGCGCATTGACGCGTATGACGTTTTGTTACGTGGCGAGACCGTGTTTTAATGATCATCAGGGCAGACAGTAGTTTTGATCAGAATCCTAAGACTACATTTGGCAGCGTTATCCCAGTCAGACGAGGCGTGTTGGCAAGCCATGTATTTGTAGTTGCTTTGCAACATACCAAATGCTTTATTTGAGACACTTTTGCGCGTTTGAAAGAGCACCTGGGGCAGTGGTTGGAGCAGCTCCGGCCGTCCCGTATACATTAATGATACGTTCCACTGGAGGCATAGTGACGGCGAATACATGAATACGGCGCCGTACCTGCCATGTTCAGCATCCAAAGCAGAGACAGAAACAGCATCGTGGAAGGAAGAAAACGAAAAAGGGGTCACCGAAAGTCCAAAACAACCACACCGATGTCCTCGAGTGTAAAAGATAGCCTGAGAATGTCAGACAAAGGATTATACTACAGCCAAACTTTAACGCCCAGGGCCGATTACCGTTGAGAGCATTTGTTACGATACCAATGACACAATTTTGGGACAGCCCTTGATAATATGACGTTTTTGTCTTTATGTTCACGTTTTCTCAAATTCTCTCCCCTGACTTTGTTGCCGCTGACCGGCATTTGACTATGTCAGCCAAAATGACTGGAGAAACGGTATTCACCTCAGAAATGTCGTAAAGAGCGACTGCAAACTATTGTCTTAGAAACGCTCGGAGTTGAGTAGTGGGTGTAATGTGTTTCAAGGCGCGTAACGTAACGTAACGTaacgatcaaaaaaaaaatcatagatagctttcaggtgatatataatacaaGGGTAGAAATGCACAACTTGGTTCCAAATTCACGCTCGAAAAGAGGTCGTCGCAAAGGCGGAAACTACCTTTATAGCTTTTATGCCATCAATATGCCATACATACCTTCTTTGGCCATTAGTTGTCCCATCACAGAActcaataaaaacaatgtttcaTTATGTTACTCTATACTCCGATAGCTCAGAAGAAAGTTTAGTAACCAGAGACATGCTCCTCAACCACACATTTCCGTGCCCTCTATTCATTGATTTTACTAATCTTCGAGAATATGActtgaaatatatattgatgATAACGATTAATATTTTGCGATGAAATGTCTTAGTGTACACATCTAAACGGGGTGATAATAAGCTAGGCATGTTTATTCACGAACATGAACCTTTAACATTTGGCTTACCGTATTGCAGAGACTACCTATATACAGTCTCAAGCATTATCAAAAATATCTCGATTATTAATATACTCTTGGGTTATGCTATTATTCGAATGGacaatggtacaaacaaaatgacgtgcacaAAAGTGCACAGAAGTACATCTATTTCTTTACACGTTTGTACACGAGCAAGTGTTACGTATTTATGGATAGTCACCCTGAAAATAGGCACAGTAAATTTAACGTCGTTTACACTTCAAGTACATATATGCTTACGACACCAATCATTAAAACGTTATTAGCAAGTAACACGAGTGTAAATCACTTAGGGAAGAAGAGAGATATTGACAATTTATAGCAATTTCGGACGAAAGTGTGAGAACTAAAATAAGTTTTGCCCCATTCAATCCCAacgcaattaagttttttaattAGTCGGCTAGAAATCAGTAGATTTGCTGTTAGTCAGCGGATTGTCTTGTTCTCACAAGATCTGTGCCTTCAATCCTTGCCCATCGATTGTGCAATAACAAGTACTCGCCGATATACCGTGAGCCTTCGGTTTCTCGCATACATTTcgagaaaataaattttagcTAATAGATTACAAGGAAAATGAATTCTATTCACAAACTAAGTACGAAAACAAAAGAGTTCGTCAGACCAGAGGGTGTTCCGTGCTATTTTAAACTATCATTACCTACTAGTGCCAAGGAAAAGGTGACAACATAATATGACGTTGAAAGCTACCCAACCAGAGAATGAGTCGAAATACTAAATGGTCTGGATATGGTCGGACAATTACATCTCCACCAATTCAGGACAAATATAGCTCAACATCATCTGTACCTGTTGGTCAATAACATGGCTTCCCATGTGGACGTTATTAGGATCAGGGTGTGAGAGTACCATATCCCATACATCGATAAATCGGACTCCAATGCCTCCAAAGACACGTCGAATCATTCGGTTCATGTCATACAGAATCCAATCCCCGCTGTGAACACATTGAGAGGGACTGTTGTTTTCTCTAGGGTTAGCTAATCTTATTAGAACCATCGCATTGGGGCATCTTTCCAGCAGTCTTTCAGCAGCTAGTTTTGCATTGTAAATTCTTGACAGATAAGATCTCTTTGACCAGGTGACGAAATGGAAACTAAAATTGACGATGAATACCACGGTTCCTGTTTTACATTCTTCCATCGTGATTCTGTCCATGTAATCGCTTTCGAATACCAAGCTGGATGCACGCTGTGGAGCTGGACCAATACGGAGAGCTACAAAATTATAAGTGATGTTTAGAAGTGACTTGTCTACAAGGCGTGAAAAGGCTAGGCTTACGTGCCTCATAGTTGATCCTCCACTCAGTCGAATATACTTATTCTTGAGACATGCTTCACGTTTATTTTGGGGCCATTGCCGGCCTCTGCACATCATGGGTACAAAGGTCAAATTGTCACTCCAGTAACCGTCTGTGATTGGAACTTTCAGATCCGGTCCACATTTAGGTAACTTTTGGGTGTTTGTCGAGCCTGCAAGAAAATCATTCAATGAATTTTACTACTTTTATCAAAGTCGAAAAAGTCGGAAATGTCTACAAATTCATCTAATCTTGTAATTGCATGCTTTCACTTATCTATTTATCTGTCTAGCTACCAACCTATAGACTGACctgcctatctatctatccgcCTATCTCTGTCCGTCcatctaatatctatctatctatctatctatctatctatctatctatctatctatctatctatctatctatctatctatctatctatctatctatctatctatctatctatctatctatctatctatctatctatctatctatctatctatctatctatcttactACCTACCTGTCTACATACCTGCCTACTCACAAACCACACACCTTCCTATGCATCAATCAATTCATCAGTCcgtccatccatcaatccatccatccatccatccatccatccatatctgtctatctatctatccatgtGTCCATCTATTTGTATTGGTTGTTTGGTGGACAGTAGTCAAAGCGTTGGAGGGACAATAGAGCGTGCGAGTACCCAGGTATGTGGACATGTACGTCAGTGCCTAAGAAAAGATCTCAAACATTTAGCTCACCGGAAATTTGGACTTTTAATGGAGAAGCATTCATTAATCCTCTGTAATGACCCCTGCAAGACAGATATATTCATCACAAGCTTCATGTATGATAAATTGATCAACGCATGTTAAAGTACTTGTAACTGTGAAGCAAAGTTTCCTGTCCTACACCCAATCAAAGATGCTTGTCCTACCCTTAAGCATGTTTGGATACATAGTAGTCAGCTTGTTAACTCAAGCTGTAAATCATAAATTGTAAGTTAGTTTTCATGCTCTTCTGCAGTATCAAAGAGTCTTGATTACTGTCCTATGTTGGATAACTTTTCAGGAGGATTTATATAGACATCCTATTTCGTTAGActtcagaaacatttttgaaCTATTCGCAGTATCCAAAGACCTTACTGACAGCAACAAAAGATGATAAGATTGTTGCAAACGCTGCCCTATTTGAACTAAGTTCACAAGCTTGATTAATGCATTATACAAACGATAGGAGTAAACAATTAAAATCTTTGCCtactttgtaaacataagtTCCTTATCTGCAATTCTTTCTTCAGTGACGTTGACCGCCTTTTTAATAGAATGCAAGATGGAATCTAGAGTGTCACATGGCAATGATTTGGGTTTATCACATACAAATGCTGTGCCTCCGAGAGCATTGTGGTTAGTAAATTCACACATATCGTCCCATGATCCTTCGCTGATGACGTAGCACTCGCTAGATTCTGACGTGTTACCTTGGACGAAGTTACCTATCCAACCAGGCGGCTCTTTGTACCTGATTTCGTTATCCAGGAAGAGTATAGCTTCGCGTGTGAATGCAAGTGTGATGTTGATGGCAGCAGTACCCTGCCAGGCAGCGTAAAAGTAGACACTGTACGTGCCGTTACCGTAATCAACCACCCTCCCAGCTGTGCTTTTTTGGAGTTTTTCATTGAACATGACCGGTTCGAAGAAGTCACCACCTTTACGCCGTTTTCCGCCATATTTGTCGAGACCCTCGATTACAACATGAACGAAGTCACCAATCTCATATTTCGCCTTGCCTTCATAAAGATAAACTCTGAAAATAGTAAGAAAGAAGGGGGAATGGGTTCGTAACCGTGTATTTAATGATAACATGAACACCATTGAGAAGATAGTGTTcgaaaatgtacattttcaagAAACAATACTATTCTACCTTATTGAAAAATTTATAGTTTTCATAGTGAACATGATAAAACCCTCATACCTAGATTTTATGCTGGACGTCAGCCCGACACTACCAACACGTATACTGAAAGGTTTGGCGTTGTCGTTTCCAGTTTGATGTGAAGAGTCACTCGACCATTCTAATTCGTCTACAATGCCTGTCCATTCTAGCCCGAATCTGGTATACTCATTGTACGGGAAACGCACAGGATTCAATTTTTGTGCTCGTGTAACAGCGTTACAGGTGTAAGAGCAATTCGATCGACTGGCAGACTCAGATTTCCTTTCCTTAAAGAGTGGCACCTCCTGTGATCCTTCCTGAGTTTCTTGTCGGGTGACAGTGTTAGTCTCAAAG
Coding sequences within:
- the LOC139124668 gene encoding NXPE family member 3-like is translated as MVFMLSLNTRLRTHSPFFLTIFRVYLYEGKAKYEIGDFVHVVIEGLDKYGGKRRKGGDFFEPVMFNEKLQKSTAGRVVDYGNGTYSVYFYAAWQGTAAINITLAFTREAILFLDNEIRYKEPPGWIGNFVQGNTSESSECYVISEGSWDDMCEFTNHNALGGTAFVCDKPKSLPCDTLDSILHSIKKAVNVTEERIADKELMFTKGHYRGLMNASPLKVQISGSTNTQKLPKCGPDLKVPITDGYWSDNLTFVPMMCRGRQWPQNKREACLKNKYIRLSGGSTMRHVSLAFSRLVDKSLLNITYNFVALRIGPAPQRASSLVFESDYMDRITMEECKTGTVVFIVNFSFHFVTWSKRSYLSRIYNAKLAAERLLERCPNAMVLIRLANPRENNSPSQCVHSGDWILYDMNRMIRRVFGGIGVRFIDVWDMVLSHPDPNNVHMGSHVIDQQVQMMLSYICPELVEM